The following are from one region of the Dromaius novaehollandiae isolate bDroNov1 chromosome 26, bDroNov1.hap1, whole genome shotgun sequence genome:
- the RAB11FIP1 gene encoding rab11 family-interacting protein 1 isoform X3, translating into MEAAGAAARWAPTHVQVTVLRARGLRAKAAAGGGGSDAYAVMALGGEKFRTSVAERCQGRPAWREEAAFELPPPPRPAALRLTVLHRALVGLDKFLGRAEVDLAALRADGARRHSRWYKLHSKPGKKEKERGEIEVDIQFMRSNMTASMFDLSMKDKSRSAFGKLKDKLKGKRSSGLSDTASEIVPSPSHSLADSEDESNEKEKKKSKFKTLFSKPGLQKTSLSQSMSVLPTHQPVTEKVRLRPSDFQSQWDDEESETSPTSDKTFRNTLEEKSSSSPVSKFHKIASLDSRQLNQITTSNTKKEGLSLFGGLKSKSDAVSKSSLCINGSHVYMEENTPKDNTPASSPSPHNFRRKQLFASEENLSSKFPKGPEETGRTSPSGILSGSASLETFKSMNLPSYKLLSSEDYTETNVPLTVDITKENKKMDHKKSALFSLVTGKKEAVKSSDVESVPDRTLKEEETKVPEEKSEEETKHLEIPTDLSKGNPSKNSNEEEIFKNKQPLNPFEEDGKPEKAAALAKTAQTKAVKPSNRAESSKKPTAEGFADKAENSGKKKLLQAWVSPSETYPNQTQQSGETMSPKHRLQPVKPMNATASKSQTKNMNVISAMNEKLLEMSVKKYNPSDPGYAYAQLTHDELIQLVLKQKDTIIKKELQVRELEDYIDNLLVRVMEETPNILRVSTSGNKKAGKI; encoded by the exons atggaggcggcgggcgcggcggcgcgctgGGCGCCCACGCACGTGCAGGTGACGGTGctgcgggcgcgggggctgcgcgccaaggcggcggcgggcggcggcgggagcgacGCGTACGCGGTGATGGCGCTGGGCGGCGAGAAGTTCCGCACGTCGGTGGCGGAGCGCTGCCAGGGCCGGCCCGCCTGGCGCGAGGAGGCCGCCTtcgagctgccgccgccgccgcggcccgccgccctGCGCCTCACCGTGCTGCACCGCGCCCTCGTCGGCCTCGACAAGTTCCTGGGCCGCGCCGAGGTCGAcctggcggcgctgcgggccGACGGCGCCCGCCGGCACTCCAG GTGGTACAAGCTTCACTCCAAaccagggaaaaaggaaaaggagagaggagagattGAAGTGGATATCCAGTTTATGAGGAGCAACATGACGGCCAGTATGTTTGATTTGTCCATGAAAGACAAGTCTCGCTCTGCGTTTGGCAAGCTCAAAGACAAGCTCAAAGGAAAGAGGAGCAGTGGGCTTTCTGACACGGCATCAGAGATTGTTCCGAGCCCAAGTCACTCCCTAGCTGACAGCGAAGATGAAtcaaatgagaaggaaaagaagaaatcgAAGTTCAAAACACTGTTTTCCAAACCTGGTCTGCAAAAGACTTCTCTCTCCCAGTCCATGTCAGTCTTGCCTACACATCAGCCTGTAACCGAGAAAGTTAGGCTTAGGCCTAGTGACTTTCAGTCGCAATGGGATGATGAGGAATCTGAGACATCTCCAACCTCAGACA aaaccttTAGAAACACCCTTGAAGAGAAGTCATCTTCCTCTCCTGTATCTAAATTTCATAAAATAGCAAGTTTGGACAGCAGGCAACTAAACCAAATAACCACTAGCAATACCAAGAAAGAAGGTCTCTCTCTATTTGGTGGCCTTAAATCCAAAAGTGATGCTGTTTCCAAGTCTAGTTTGTGTATCAATGGCAGCCATGTTTACATGGAAGAGAACACGCCTAAGGACAACACTCCAGCCTCTTCCCCATCCCCTCACAACTTCAGGAggaagcagctctttgcttcagaAGAGAACCTGTCTTCCAAATTTCCTAAAGGACCTGAAGAGACAGGAAGAACATCTCCTAGCGGTATTTTATCTGGGTCTGCGTCGCTGGAGACTTTTAAATCTATGAATTTACCATCATataaattgcttagcagtgaaGATTACACAGAGACCAATGTTCCTCTGACTGTTGATATTactaaagagaacaaaaaaatggACCACAAAAAGTCTGCCTTATTCTCTCTGGTCACAGGGAAAaaggaagcagtgaaaagcagTGATGTTGAAAGTGTTCCAGACAGGACTTTGAAGGAGGAAGAAACCAAAGTTCCAGAAGAGAAAAGTGAAGAAGAAACCAAACATCTTGAAATTCCAACAGATTTAAGCAAAGGAAATCCTTCCAAAAATAGTAATGAAGAAGAAATCTTCAAAAATAAGCAACCACTCAACCCTTTTGAAGAAGACGGGAAACCTGAAAAAGCTGCTGCATTGGCAAAGACAGCACAGACTAAAGCTGTCAAACCCAG TAATAGAGCAGAATCTTCAAAAAAGCCAACAGCAGAGGGCTTCGCTGATAAAGCAGAAAATTCTGGCAAGAAGAAACTTCTTCAGGCATGGGTTTCACCCTCTGAAACATATCCTAACCAAACTCAGCAGAGTGGTGAAACCATGTCTCCTAAGCACAG ACTTCAGCCTGTGAAGCCAATGAATGCCACAGCAAGCAAGTCTCAAACTAAAAATATGAATGTCATCAGCGCTATGAATGAAAAACTGCTTGAGATGAGCGTAAAG AAATACAATCCTTCAGATCCTGGCTATGCTTATGCTCAGTTAACACACGATGAGCTGATCCAGCTGGTCTTGAAACAGAAGGATACAATTATCAAGAAAGAACTCCAGGTGCGTGAGCTTGAAGACTACATCGATAACTTGCTTGTCAGAGTCATGGAAGAAACCCCAAACATTCTTCGTGTTTCAACTTCCGGAAATAAAAAAGCTGGAAAGATATAA
- the RAB11FIP1 gene encoding rab11 family-interacting protein 1 isoform X1, translating to MEAAGAAARWAPTHVQVTVLRARGLRAKAAAGGGGSDAYAVMALGGEKFRTSVAERCQGRPAWREEAAFELPPPPRPAALRLTVLHRALVGLDKFLGRAEVDLAALRADGARRHSRWYKLHSKPGKKEKERGEIEVDIQFMRSNMTASMFDLSMKDKSRSAFGKLKDKLKGKRSSGLSDTASEIVPSPSHSLADSEDESNEKEKKKSKFKTLFSKPGLQKTSLSQSMSVLPTHQPVTEKVRLRPSDFQSQWDDEESETSPTSDKTFRNTLEEKSSSSPVSKFHKIASLDSRQLNQITTSNTKKEGLSLFGGLKSKSDAVSKSSLCINGSHVYMEENTPKDNTPASSPSPHNFRRKQLFASEENLSSKFPKGPEETGRTSPSGILSGSASLETFKSMNLPSYKLLSSEDYTETNVPLTVDITKENKKMDHKKSALFSLVTGKKEAVKSSDVESVPDRTLKEEETKVPEEKSEEETKHLEIPTDLSKGNPSKNSNEEEIFKNKQPLNPFEEDGKPEKAAALAKTAQTKAVKPRLGVSSEEETKATLPILAPDSLPAFLPALHISSDNNPFISKTGQKVKVPDSENITSSSAPLPPSPPSAAELLNSKNPFISKWGKESKALDSESIASFSLSHHLAASVPETSLSVQISSSGNNPFTSKWGQGSQDQDSESSNACASLDLSRPPAPSLHSDCHFNDNNPFVCKLGRELDAPGLKTVAASSPFLLPCEEDCSSVENTGNLKHSLHVASGSSSDLALTSNVNTVSDSLNTLSDSSGLAPRKQWGSPKVQVETSLSKLGDRKSATFLLEELEGITAGTEGLDEQQRAEQHSDFSEMLFTESDGIGKRAGFARKLETECSPSSELPSDSISSTQSEETTVEGDVETGSTNSETSMKDARHLASLSKCDDNLLPGNGAEQLPPAKSKLNEKQEIFSEKRMEERKPMLETEAAPDKNDSLSQVGPTKPTLRVCTLPPREADVGRADSEASSVFVMPKPAPRLSLSLKPCTPVSETDELSGAVLSSDDNVKSASGLPLHNEKPSSAYGCPPRNGSLKTVTPTTDLRGDSSNSHLKYENDDLFDSLANLKSAIPIAGDHGLKLASLPVILEGGSDDELLEDCQEEHNVTADDKNILEAGKQSIDLMPLSEELKEHSDNSSPAESVTLSAQEGGSAPDVCNSSKLPVLPARVHVFNANNKIADLGVGVATSHSSECNSHFERQELKIDIGVEESAECDFLEPSSSCPSVSSSSQPYSSFHSLPSHTESNRAESSKKPTAEGFADKAENSGKKKLLQAWVSPSETYPNQTQQSGETMSPKHRLQPVKPMNATASKSQTKNMNVISAMNEKLLEMSVKKYNPSDPGYAYAQLTHDELIQLVLKQKDTIIKKELQVRELEDYIDNLLVRVMEETPNILRVSTSGNKKAGKI from the exons atggaggcggcgggcgcggcggcgcgctgGGCGCCCACGCACGTGCAGGTGACGGTGctgcgggcgcgggggctgcgcgccaaggcggcggcgggcggcggcgggagcgacGCGTACGCGGTGATGGCGCTGGGCGGCGAGAAGTTCCGCACGTCGGTGGCGGAGCGCTGCCAGGGCCGGCCCGCCTGGCGCGAGGAGGCCGCCTtcgagctgccgccgccgccgcggcccgccgccctGCGCCTCACCGTGCTGCACCGCGCCCTCGTCGGCCTCGACAAGTTCCTGGGCCGCGCCGAGGTCGAcctggcggcgctgcgggccGACGGCGCCCGCCGGCACTCCAG GTGGTACAAGCTTCACTCCAAaccagggaaaaaggaaaaggagagaggagagattGAAGTGGATATCCAGTTTATGAGGAGCAACATGACGGCCAGTATGTTTGATTTGTCCATGAAAGACAAGTCTCGCTCTGCGTTTGGCAAGCTCAAAGACAAGCTCAAAGGAAAGAGGAGCAGTGGGCTTTCTGACACGGCATCAGAGATTGTTCCGAGCCCAAGTCACTCCCTAGCTGACAGCGAAGATGAAtcaaatgagaaggaaaagaagaaatcgAAGTTCAAAACACTGTTTTCCAAACCTGGTCTGCAAAAGACTTCTCTCTCCCAGTCCATGTCAGTCTTGCCTACACATCAGCCTGTAACCGAGAAAGTTAGGCTTAGGCCTAGTGACTTTCAGTCGCAATGGGATGATGAGGAATCTGAGACATCTCCAACCTCAGACA aaaccttTAGAAACACCCTTGAAGAGAAGTCATCTTCCTCTCCTGTATCTAAATTTCATAAAATAGCAAGTTTGGACAGCAGGCAACTAAACCAAATAACCACTAGCAATACCAAGAAAGAAGGTCTCTCTCTATTTGGTGGCCTTAAATCCAAAAGTGATGCTGTTTCCAAGTCTAGTTTGTGTATCAATGGCAGCCATGTTTACATGGAAGAGAACACGCCTAAGGACAACACTCCAGCCTCTTCCCCATCCCCTCACAACTTCAGGAggaagcagctctttgcttcagaAGAGAACCTGTCTTCCAAATTTCCTAAAGGACCTGAAGAGACAGGAAGAACATCTCCTAGCGGTATTTTATCTGGGTCTGCGTCGCTGGAGACTTTTAAATCTATGAATTTACCATCATataaattgcttagcagtgaaGATTACACAGAGACCAATGTTCCTCTGACTGTTGATATTactaaagagaacaaaaaaatggACCACAAAAAGTCTGCCTTATTCTCTCTGGTCACAGGGAAAaaggaagcagtgaaaagcagTGATGTTGAAAGTGTTCCAGACAGGACTTTGAAGGAGGAAGAAACCAAAGTTCCAGAAGAGAAAAGTGAAGAAGAAACCAAACATCTTGAAATTCCAACAGATTTAAGCAAAGGAAATCCTTCCAAAAATAGTAATGAAGAAGAAATCTTCAAAAATAAGCAACCACTCAACCCTTTTGAAGAAGACGGGAAACCTGAAAAAGCTGCTGCATTGGCAAAGACAGCACAGACTAAAGCTGTCAAACCCAG ACTGGGCGTGTCTTCAGAGGAGGAAACCAAAGCCACGCTTCCTATTCTTGCACCTGATTCccttcctgctttccttcctgcACTCCATATCAGTAGTGACAATAACCCTTTTATTTCTAAAACGGGACAGAAAGTCAAAGTGCCAGACTCTGAAAACATTACTAGTTCCTCtgcacctcttcctccttctcctccttctgctgcagagcttttGAATAGCAAGAACCCCTTTATTTCAAAGTGGGGCAAGGAGTCcaaagcactggattctgaaaGCATTGCCAGTTTCTCTTTATCCCATCATCTTGCAGCTTCTGTCCCTGAAACATCTCTTTCTGTGCAAATCTCTAGTAGTGGTAATAATCCTTTTACTTCTAAATGGGGACAGGGCTCACAGGATCAGGATTCTGAAAGCTCTAATGCTTGCGCTTCTTTGGATCTCTCTCGTCCCCCTGCACCTTCTCTTCATTCTGACTGTCACTTTAATGACAATAACCCCTTTGTATGCAAGCTTGGGCGGGAACTAGATGCACCGGGTCTCAAAACTGTTGCTGCTTCTTCTCCTTTCTTGCTTCCTTGTGAGGAAGACTGTTCCTCAGTAGAAAACACTGGTAATCTGAAACACTCTCTTCATGTGGCTTCAGGGAGCTCTTCAGACCTGGCTCTAACTAGTAATGTAAATACTGTGTCAGACTCTCTGAACACCCTTTCTGACAGCTCTGGCCTGGCTCCAAGGAAACAATGGGGTTCACCAAAGGTTCAGGTAGAGACATCTTTAAGTAAGTTAGGCGATAGGAAATCTGCGACCTTTCTCCTTGAAGAATTGGAAGGTATTACAGCAGGTACTGAGGGTTTGGATGAGCAGCAACGTGCGGAACAGCACTCCGATTTCAGTGAAATGTTATTCACGGAATCAGACGGAATAGGGAAGAGAGCAGGGTTTGCTCGCAAACTGGAAACAGAGTGCAGCCCATCATCAGAACTCCCTAGTGACAGCATAAGCTCCACTCAAAGCGAGGAGACCACTGTTGAGGGTGATGTGGAAACAGGCAGTACAAACAGTGAAACCAGCATGAAGGATGCCAGACATCTTGCATCTCTCTCGAAGTGTGATGATAACCTCTTACCAGGGAATGGTGCTGAACAGCTACCTCCTGCTAAGAGCAAGCTAAATGAGAAGCAGGAAATCTTTAGTGAAAAGAGAATGGAAGAACGTAAACCCATGTTAGAGACCGAAGCAGCTCCTGATAAAAATGACTCCTTGTCGCAAGTGGGACCTACCAAACCAACCTTGAGAGTTTGCACGCTGCCCCCTCGGGAAGCTGATGTAGGAAGAGCTGACAGTGAGGCTAGTTCCGTGTTTGTCATGCCAAAGCCAGCACCAAGACTGTCTTTATCGCTGAAGCCATGCACGCCAGTTTCTGAGACTGATGAGTTGAGTGGTGCTGTGCTTTCTTCAGATGACAATGTAAAATCTGCTTCTGGGCTTCCATTACACAATGAGAAACCCTCAAGTGCTTATGGATGCCCCCCCAGAAATGGTTCATTAAAAACTGTCACTCCAACAACAGATCTTAGAGGTGATAGCAGTAATAGTCATTTAAAGTATGAAAATGATGATTTATTTGACTCTCTTGCAAATCTGAAGTCTGCCATTCCAATTGCTGGAGATCATGGTTTGAAACTGGCTAGTCTTCCTGTTATTCTAGAGGGAGGCTCTGATGATGAGCTGCTGGAAGACTGTCAGGAGGAGCATAATGTCACTGCAGATGATAAAAACATCTTGGAGGCTGGAAAGCAGTCTATAGATTTAATGCCTTTGAgtgaagaactgaaagagcaTTCAGATAACAGTTCTCCTGCAGAGAGTGTAACTCTGTCTGCTCAAGAAGGAGGAAGTGCCCCTGATGTTTGTAATTCTAGCAAACTACCCGTGCTACCCGCAAGAGTGCATGTTTTCAATGCAAATAATAAGATAGCTGACTTAGGCGTAGGTGTGGCGACATCTCATTCCAGCGAGTGTAATAGTCACTTTGAGAGACAAGAGCTAAAAATAGATATTGGTGTTGAAGAGAGTGCAGAGTGTGATTTCCTTGAGCCCTCTTCTTCTTGTCCCTCTGTGTCTAGTTCTTCCCAACCTTACTCTTCCTTTCATTCTCTCCCATCTCACACTGAAAGTAATAGAGCAGAATCTTCAAAAAAGCCAACAGCAGAGGGCTTCGCTGATAAAGCAGAAAATTCTGGCAAGAAGAAACTTCTTCAGGCATGGGTTTCACCCTCTGAAACATATCCTAACCAAACTCAGCAGAGTGGTGAAACCATGTCTCCTAAGCACAG ACTTCAGCCTGTGAAGCCAATGAATGCCACAGCAAGCAAGTCTCAAACTAAAAATATGAATGTCATCAGCGCTATGAATGAAAAACTGCTTGAGATGAGCGTAAAG AAATACAATCCTTCAGATCCTGGCTATGCTTATGCTCAGTTAACACACGATGAGCTGATCCAGCTGGTCTTGAAACAGAAGGATACAATTATCAAGAAAGAACTCCAGGTGCGTGAGCTTGAAGACTACATCGATAACTTGCTTGTCAGAGTCATGGAAGAAACCCCAAACATTCTTCGTGTTTCAACTTCCGGAAATAAAAAAGCTGGAAAGATATAA
- the RAB11FIP1 gene encoding rab11 family-interacting protein 1 isoform X4 produces the protein MEAAGAAARWAPTHVQVTVLRARGLRAKAAAGGGGSDAYAVMALGGEKFRTSVAERCQGRPAWREEAAFELPPPPRPAALRLTVLHRALVGLDKFLGRAEVDLAALRADGARRHSRWYKLHSKPGKKEKERGEIEVDIQFMRSNMTASMFDLSMKDKSRSAFGKLKDKLKGKRSSGLSDTASEIVPSPSHSLADSEDESNEKEKKKSKFKTLFSKPGLQKTSLSQSMSVLPTHQPVTEKVRLRPSDFQSQWDDEESETSPTSDKTFRNTLEEKSSSSPVSKFHKIASLDSRQLNQITTSNTKKEGLSLFGGLKSKSDAVSKSSLCINGSHVYMEENTPKDNTPASSPSPHNFRRKQLFASEENLSSKFPKGPEETGRTSPSGILSGSASLETFKSMNLPSYKLLSSEDYTETNVPLTVDITKENKKMDHKKSALFSLVTGKKEAVKSSDVESVPDRTLKEEETKVPEEKSEEETKHLEIPTDLSKGNPSKNSNEEEIFKNKQPLNPFEEDGKPEKAAALAKTAQTKAVKPRLQPVKPMNATASKSQTKNMNVISAMNEKLLEMSVKKYNPSDPGYAYAQLTHDELIQLVLKQKDTIIKKELQVRELEDYIDNLLVRVMEETPNILRVSTSGNKKAGKI, from the exons atggaggcggcgggcgcggcggcgcgctgGGCGCCCACGCACGTGCAGGTGACGGTGctgcgggcgcgggggctgcgcgccaaggcggcggcgggcggcggcgggagcgacGCGTACGCGGTGATGGCGCTGGGCGGCGAGAAGTTCCGCACGTCGGTGGCGGAGCGCTGCCAGGGCCGGCCCGCCTGGCGCGAGGAGGCCGCCTtcgagctgccgccgccgccgcggcccgccgccctGCGCCTCACCGTGCTGCACCGCGCCCTCGTCGGCCTCGACAAGTTCCTGGGCCGCGCCGAGGTCGAcctggcggcgctgcgggccGACGGCGCCCGCCGGCACTCCAG GTGGTACAAGCTTCACTCCAAaccagggaaaaaggaaaaggagagaggagagattGAAGTGGATATCCAGTTTATGAGGAGCAACATGACGGCCAGTATGTTTGATTTGTCCATGAAAGACAAGTCTCGCTCTGCGTTTGGCAAGCTCAAAGACAAGCTCAAAGGAAAGAGGAGCAGTGGGCTTTCTGACACGGCATCAGAGATTGTTCCGAGCCCAAGTCACTCCCTAGCTGACAGCGAAGATGAAtcaaatgagaaggaaaagaagaaatcgAAGTTCAAAACACTGTTTTCCAAACCTGGTCTGCAAAAGACTTCTCTCTCCCAGTCCATGTCAGTCTTGCCTACACATCAGCCTGTAACCGAGAAAGTTAGGCTTAGGCCTAGTGACTTTCAGTCGCAATGGGATGATGAGGAATCTGAGACATCTCCAACCTCAGACA aaaccttTAGAAACACCCTTGAAGAGAAGTCATCTTCCTCTCCTGTATCTAAATTTCATAAAATAGCAAGTTTGGACAGCAGGCAACTAAACCAAATAACCACTAGCAATACCAAGAAAGAAGGTCTCTCTCTATTTGGTGGCCTTAAATCCAAAAGTGATGCTGTTTCCAAGTCTAGTTTGTGTATCAATGGCAGCCATGTTTACATGGAAGAGAACACGCCTAAGGACAACACTCCAGCCTCTTCCCCATCCCCTCACAACTTCAGGAggaagcagctctttgcttcagaAGAGAACCTGTCTTCCAAATTTCCTAAAGGACCTGAAGAGACAGGAAGAACATCTCCTAGCGGTATTTTATCTGGGTCTGCGTCGCTGGAGACTTTTAAATCTATGAATTTACCATCATataaattgcttagcagtgaaGATTACACAGAGACCAATGTTCCTCTGACTGTTGATATTactaaagagaacaaaaaaatggACCACAAAAAGTCTGCCTTATTCTCTCTGGTCACAGGGAAAaaggaagcagtgaaaagcagTGATGTTGAAAGTGTTCCAGACAGGACTTTGAAGGAGGAAGAAACCAAAGTTCCAGAAGAGAAAAGTGAAGAAGAAACCAAACATCTTGAAATTCCAACAGATTTAAGCAAAGGAAATCCTTCCAAAAATAGTAATGAAGAAGAAATCTTCAAAAATAAGCAACCACTCAACCCTTTTGAAGAAGACGGGAAACCTGAAAAAGCTGCTGCATTGGCAAAGACAGCACAGACTAAAGCTGTCAAACCCAG ACTTCAGCCTGTGAAGCCAATGAATGCCACAGCAAGCAAGTCTCAAACTAAAAATATGAATGTCATCAGCGCTATGAATGAAAAACTGCTTGAGATGAGCGTAAAG AAATACAATCCTTCAGATCCTGGCTATGCTTATGCTCAGTTAACACACGATGAGCTGATCCAGCTGGTCTTGAAACAGAAGGATACAATTATCAAGAAAGAACTCCAGGTGCGTGAGCTTGAAGACTACATCGATAACTTGCTTGTCAGAGTCATGGAAGAAACCCCAAACATTCTTCGTGTTTCAACTTCCGGAAATAAAAAAGCTGGAAAGATATAA